The DNA sequence GATCGTTATGGGCGGCCCAATGAGCGCCAATGATGAGCAACTATTCCCCTGGCTGGCGCAAGAAAAGGCTTTTATTCGCCGGGCCATCGACGATGGCAAGCCGGTGCTTGGCATCTGCCTCGGTGCGCAATTGATCGCCAGCGCCATGGGCGCAAGAGTTTACCCAAACCCGACCAGAGAAATCGGCTGGTTTCCGATCCATGGTTGCACAGTGCCGGGGGCAAACAACTTTTCCTTCCCCTCATCAGTTAACGTCTTCCACTGGCACGGGGAGACCTTTGACTTGCCATCCGGCGCAATTCACCTCGCCTCTAGCGATGTCTGTCGACTACAGGCATTTCAGCTGGGCACGTCGGTGATAGGGCTGCAATTTCACCTGGAGACGACGCCGGCATCGGCAAGGGATATAGTCACCCACTGCAGTGCGGAATTAACACCCGATGACCACGTGCAGGATGCCGCCACTCTTCTCAGTGCCAGCCCGGAGTGCTACCGGACGATTAACCATTTAATGGGCGAAATACTTGCCTACCTGCTGGCATCGAATAGCTGCAAAACGTGACAGGAAAACCCATATGATCGCCGTGATTTTTGAGGTTACCCCCCACAGCGGAAGGCAAAGCCGAACACCTAGAAACCGCCGCTGAGCTGAAACCCCCTCAGACTCACAATACATTCACCCTCCTTTCAGATAAAGATCGACATCCGGGTCAGTTATCCAAAGACCCAGGCATCAGCCGGACTTAAGCCGCTCCAATAATGAGAGCACCTGAATGCAGCTACCTAGGCTCGGTGGGCGTTGAAATTCGTCACGCGACACGTTAAATTCCGAACAAATAATCAGGTCGCGCCCCTCTAAAAAACCCTCTAAAGGTACCCAAAAATTAATCGGGCTAACCTGAAAATGGAAGCGACTAACTATACGCCTGAATAACCATACACCCAGATATGTGCCCGAATAACCGCGAACCAGCAACCCACCTATCCCGGAGCCATACTGCGGGAAAGGTTTATGCGGAGATCCGGTTTGTCCGTTGCGAAACTGGCAACGGCACTGGGCGTTTCCCGACAGCCTCTCAATGAGCTGTTGCTGGAACGCCGTGCTGCCAGCCCGGAAATGGCAATGCGCCTCGCACGACTCTTTAACAACCCGGCAAATTTCTGGTTGAATATACAACAATCCCTGGACCTGTGGGAGATAAGTCAGTCAGTTAAGAATGACATCACTCGAATAATACCCAGAGACAGGGGCTAATGCGTTAAGGGAGGTGCAGTGTATTTCCCAAGACAACAATAAAAATCCATTTTAACAATAGAGAGCTAACGATGAAAAAATGTTCAATGAAACTGTCACTACTAACCGCCGGGATGCTGGCATTCGGGACTTGTCATGCTGCTGACAGTGTCGCCTGGAGTTACCTGGGTGACGAGGGGCCGGAAAACTGGGGCAGTCTCGCCTCAGAATATGCCACCTGCAAGACGGGTAAAAACCAGTCGCCGGTGAATATCAGCAACACGATAGAGGGTGACCTTCCATCACTGGAACTGGATTACAAAACCGGCGGCAAAAATGTCATCAACAATGGTCATACCGTCCAGGTCAATTATGTACAGGGCAGCACCATGCAAGTGGGCGATAAAGCCTTTGAACTGAAACAGTTCCATGTCCACGCTCCCAGTGAAAACGCTATTAACGGCAAGCTCTACCCCATGGATGCCCACTTTGTGCATGCCGACAAGGATGGCAACCTGGCTGTCATCGGGGTGATGTTTGAAATAGGCGAAACCAATACCGAGCTTGAAAAAGCCTGGACACAAATGCCTTCCGATCCCAGTGGTCTGGTAGAACTGACCACCGCAGTCAACGCATTGTCCTTGATGCCGGAAGGTCATGATTACTATCGTTTCAATGGCTCCCTGACCACGCCGCCATGCAGCGAGGGGGTTTCCTGATTTGTTATGAAGGAGCCCGTTACAGCCTCCAGGGAACAGATTGAGAAATTCAGCAATGCCATGGAGCATCCAACCAACCGGCCAGTTCAACCCATCAATGCACGAGTGATTGTGGAGTAAGTTGAGTACGGGCCCCGTCAGCCAGAGCGTTCCGGCCGACGGGGCTGCGGCTACTAATAGTTAATATTGGTACTGTTTATCGTCACCAGTACAGAGAGACTACTGAAAAGAACTCCAGTGATGCGGTTGGATACCATTCAAAAAGGTACTTTGTATTTTCCTATGGTCTGTGATATCTAGTATGGGCTTTTCAACGGATGTCCCCGTTGGACAGATCGCAATCGATGCGACCCTGTTCACAGGTAACAGCTAACCGGATACGGGATAAACGTCCAATGTTTAGGCTATCTATATAGTGCCATGTGCACCGATTACTAAAATAAAAAGGAGATAAATATGTCAAGTTGGTTCGAGCTCAATAAAACGCCAGATGGCGAGTACAACTTCAACCTCAAGAGCGAAAGCGGCGAAACTCTGCTTTCAAGCCCGAATTATTATTCCAAGGGCAATGCAAAGATGGACATCTCGGATGTTCAGCACAGCTGCGGATACGATGCCCTGTATGAGAAAAAATCTGAGGGTAATCAGCATTATTTTGAACTGAAAACCCCGAAACGTCGGGTACTGGGAACCAGCCAGATGTTCAAAAGCGCTGAAGATCGCGACACGGCACTGGCAGTTGTCAAAGCCAGTGGCGGGACTAAAACAACAAAAGAAACCTTCTAGTTCTTTGCTACGGAGAATTTGGCCCGGCCCCTGCCGGGTCAAGGTTCTCTCCAACCCTTCGGCAGCCCCCTTGCAACGCTACACACCTTCAGCTCAGTCTTAACTGAATCATTTACCACACGACTCCAGGTACCCACATATTTATTCATACTCCGAACCGTTGCACTTCAGCCGTCTCATCAGGCCAATTTAAGTTATCATCTGTGGCAGAGCACATAGTCCCCTTTCAACGAACAATTCATGTTGTGCCCAAACAAGGTGTCTTTTACTCGGTAACCTTGAACAATAGCAGAGCTGGGCGCCGACTATTTGCTGCGACATCCATTTTTTAATTCAGGAATAAAAATCTCGTGAACGCGACGCCTCATCCCGAAGAACCGGAACACAAACTGACCCTACGACACCTGAAAAAAGAGGACTATCCCAACTTAAAGGCATTAATGGATTATGTTTATCCGGGTCTCGGTGGTGCATGGCCGCTGAAGAAATTCCGTGCCCAGTTGGCTGTGTTTCCTGAAGGCCAAATCTGTATTGAGGATCACGGCATTATTGTGGCCGCAGCGTTTTCGGTCATTGTCGATTATGATAAATTTGGTGACCAGCACACCTATGAGGAAATCACCGGTGACGCGTATCTGACCACACACGACCCGAGTGGCGACGTATTGTACGGTGTGGATGTGTTCGTCTCGCCCGACTACCACGGCATGCGGCTGGGTCGACGACTCTACGAAGCCCGCAAGGAACTTTGCCAAAACCTCAACCTGAAATCCATCGTCGCCGGGGGGCGGATACCCAACTACAAAAATTTTGCAGACAAGCTGACCCCACAGGCCTACATCGAGCAAGTCAAAAAGAAAGAAATTTACGACCCTATCCTGACCTTCCAGTTATCCAATGACTTCGAAGTGAAGCGGGTGCTGGACGATTACCTGCCGGAAGACAAAGAATCCCGTGGCTATGCCACCCTGCTGGAGTGGCATAACCTTTACTATGACCCGCGCAAAGCCCCTTTGATTGGCGCACCGCGCACCACTGCCCGGATCGGTTGTGTTCAGTGGCAAATGCGCTCCCTCGGATCCGTCGAGGAGTTGATGCAGCAGGTTGAGTACTTTGTAGACGCGCTCTCCGATTACCAGTGCGACCTAGCCCTGTTCCCGGAGTTTTTCAATGCTCCGCTGATGGGGATAGAAAATCACACGAACTCCATTGACTCCATCAAGGCCCTAGCGGAATTTACCGATGAGATTGTCGAGGCCGTCTCCCGGCTCGCGGTTTCCTACAACATCAATATCATTGCCGGCTCCATGCCGTTGATTGAAAACGATGAGCTGTTCAATGTGGCCTACTTTTGTCGTCGCGACGGCACCCTTGAAACCCAGTACAAGCTTCACCCCACACCCGGTGAAAAGCGCTCCTGGGTCATGCAGGGCGGCAATGGCCTGCGTGTGTTTGATACCGATTTTGGTAAGATCGGGGTACTGATCTGTTATGACGTGGAGTTTCCGGAGCTGGCTCGCCTGCTCTCGGAACAGGGCATGCAAATGCTGTTCGTACCGTTCTGGACCGACACCAAGAATGGCTACCTGAGGGTGCGTTGCTGCGCCCATGCCAGAGCCATTGAAAACGAGTGTTATGTTGCAATCGCCGGTAGTGTCGGCAACCTGCCGAAGGTGGATGGCGCCGATATCCAGTATGCCCAGTCAGCGGTATTCTCGCCGTCAGACTTTGCTTTCCCCCACGATGCCATCATGGCCGAAACCACACCAAATACCGAGATGACATTGATCGTCGATCTCGATCTGGAGAAGCTCAACAAGCTGCAGAATGAAGGGTCGGTGAGAAACTTCCTGGATCGGCGGCGTGATCTCTATAAGGTCGAGTGGATAGGTGAATAAACTCCACAGATTCAGAATCTTGACTCAATGACAGAATATCTGTACTCCGTCTATACGCGCGACAAGACAGGATGATACCTATTGGCATCTCTTCAGGCATAGAATAGTGAATGGATCTCTCGGGCAAGCATTATGACCATCGACCGCAAGACCCGCTTCTTTGATCAACCTCAGAGTCCACTTTTTTTCAAAGAGCTCACTCTGGAAGCAGACACACATCTGAGCAGCTATATAGACCTGCTGCTGGACGCCATTTGTGTGGTGGATAAAGCGGGTAAGTTTGTCTACGTCAGTGGGGGAGGCGAACGGATCTTTGGCTACGCCAGTGAAGAGATGATTGGCAAGTACATGATTGACCTGGTATTACCTGAAGATCGAGACATAACCCTGCAAACGGCCCGGGACATCATGTCCGGGAAGCATGAACCCCATTTTGAAAACCGCTATGTACGAAAGGATGGCCAGATCGTTCATATCATGTGGTCGGCGCGCTGGTCCGATTCTGATCAGCTGCGTATTGCCGTGGCCAGGGATATCACCAAGCGCAAACGCATTGAGGCCAGACAGGCCGCTCTGTTTGCCATTTCAGAAGCAGCACACGCAGCGGAGGACCTGCCAACCCTGTTTGAACGGCTTCATCAAATTATTGAAAACCTGCTACCGGCTGCCAGCTTTTCGATCGCGCTCTACGATGATATTAAAAAAGACGTGTGTTTCCCCTACCACGCAGACAATCAGGTATCACCTTCGATAATCGATTCAACGGCCCACTGCGTAGAGGTCATCCGCACCGGCAAAACACTGCTGCTCTTGCCGAAGGATATCAATGAGCTGCGGGGGCTGGCAGACACCTCATCCAGCTGGCTGGGAGTCCCTCTGAAGTCACAGCGGGGAACCATTGGTGCGATGGCCGTTTTGAGCCACCCGGATAACCCGCACTACTCAGATGAAGACCGGGAACTACTGCAATTTGTCTCCACGCAAGCCGCTGCCGCCATTGAGCGGAAACAGTTGCTGGATCACCTGCAGCATATGGCGCTCTTCGATCAGCTTACCGATCTGCCCAATCGGGCTCTGTTCGGGGATCGCATCCAGTCCGCCCTCAGCAGAGCCCGTCGCGATGGGCTTCGGCTCTCCGTGCTCTACCTTGATCTGAATAAATTCAAGTTCATCAATGACAACTATGGCCATCCGGTGGGCGACCTTTTGTTAAAAGAGGTCGCACAGCGTCTTGAGGACTGTGTCAGGGCATCCGATACGGTATCGCGCTTTGGCGGCGATGAATTTGTGATTTTGCTCGAAAACATCGACTCCCCGGCAAACACTGCCGCCGTCGTGAATAAAATTCACCAGGCATTAAACCAGCCGTTTGTGCTGGGAAATCATAACATCGGCATACTCCCGAGCATTGGCGTGGCTCAGTTCCCGGACGATGGCGACGATGAGACTCAACTGCTACGCCACGCCGACCATGCCATGTACCGGACCAAGAAAAGTATCCCCTGAGCTGCCCATCAAGCAATAACGGGATAATCGTCACCGCAGGCATTTTTGTCTACTTGCCACAACGCGGAAAATATCCAGAATGTCGGGCTGTACCATTTGCGGCTATTATCACTTAACCTAACCATTGCCTTGACTAAATAGGTAAAACGCTCGATCGGAAAAGTCTGGCACCGAAGAACAGCGCATCGCACTCTCGCCTAAAAGACCTGTCGGAAAAGGGATCCCAAAAATGCTGGGAAGTGTTTTTCTGGAAATTGGAGTCATATTGGGCCTGGCGGCAATTGGGGGCTTTATTGCCCAGTTTTTGCGCCAACCTCTGATTGTCGCTTTTATTGCAATCGGCATTCTGGTGGGGCCCTCCGGGTTCGGCATGGTTTCCCACAGCAGCGAGATCGAACTATTTGCCCGGCTGGGTATCGCGCTGTTGCTGTTCGTTGTCGGGCTGAAGCTGGATCTGCACATTATCCGAACGGTGGGCCCGGTCGCCCTGGCATCCGGGCTCGGACAGGTGCTCTTTACCTCGGTCGTGGGCTACCTGATCGCTCTGCTCATGGGTATGTCGCCAGTCATCGCGCTTTACGTCGCTGTAGCACTGACTTTCTCCAGCACGATTATTATTGTCAAGCTACTGTCCGACAAACGGGAAGTCGACTCCCTGCATGGCCGAATCGCCGTGGGCTTTCTGATTGTTCAGGACATTGTGGTGGTACTGGTGATGATCGGTCTGACCGCGTTTGGCCAAGCTGAAGAAGGCATCAATATCGGCCGAGAAGCACTGGTGATTCTGCTCAAGGGCGCCCTGATGTTGATCGGGGTGGCACTGTTAATGCGTTATGTGTTGCCCCGGTTACTGCAGCGTATGGCGCATTCATCTGAATTGTTGATGTTATTTGCCATTGCCTGGGCCGTTCTCGGCGCATCGATTGGTGACCTGCTGGGTTTCAGCAAGGAGGTGGGGGCCTTTTTGGCAGGTATTTCCATCGCTTCGACAGCCTATCGTGAACAGGTCGCCGCCAGACTGGTGAGTTTGCGCGATTTCCTGTTGTTATTCTTTTTTATCGAACTGGGCGCGTCACTGGATATCCTTAATCTGGGCGGCCAGCTGGGGACAGCAATGATCTTCTCGTTGTTTGTACTGGTCGGCAATCCGCTGATCGTCATGGCGATCATGGGGTATATGGGCTACCGTAAACGCACCGGTTTTCTGGCAGGACTGACAGTGGCACAGATCAGTGAATTCTCCCTGATCCTGGCCGCCCTCGGCCTCAGCCTCGGTCACTTGGGACAGGATACCGTAGGACTTATCACCCTGGTGGGCCTGATTACCATCAGCGTTTCCACCTACATGATTCTTTATTCCCACCCGCTTTATGCCCTGCTCGCTCCCTGGCTGAGCATTTTTGAGCGCAAAGTGGCCTACCGGGAACAGAGCACCACTGCTGGCGACGAAGAAAAGGTCGATATTCTGCTGATTGGTCTGGGTCGTTTCGGTGCCTCCGTCGCCACCAACCTGCGCCAGCGGGGTTGTCGTCTGCTGGCAGTGGATTTCGACCCACAAGCCGTCCAGTACCACACCCGCGACGGCTACGCAGTACGCTATGGTGATGCCGAAGACCCCGAATTCATCGCCTCACTCCCCCTGTCCCGGGCAACTTGGGTAGTCAGTACCGTCCGCGACCGAGCCATCAACCGGATGATATTGCATGGACTCAAGGAACAGGGCTATAAAGGGAAGGTGGCTATTTCAGCCGCTGGCAGCTACGACGCCAGGTTTTTTGAGCAAGTGGGTGTGGACATGGTACTGGTCCCCTATACCGATGCCGCCAGGGAAGCAGCAGCGCAATTGTTCCCACAAAAAAAGGCCGACAACCCGCAGGCCTGACAGGAGATTGAGATGAGCCAGTTCAAGCGTATCCTCTACGTATCGGAGCCCGCTGTTAGCCAGGAACTGGCCTTTGCTCGTGCAGTATCAATGGCCATCAAAAACCAGGCCAAGTTAACTGTGATTGATGTAATGTCACCGCTACTTATCAGCATGCACCTGCCCCCTGAGGCACCGAGTTCAGCCGAGCTGAAGGCAAATCTGGTTGCAGAACGCTACAACGTGCTGCAATCACTGACAGAACCCTACTCCAAGGATAACCAGATCACCCTGACCGTGGTTGAAGGCAAGTGCTTCCTGGAGGTCATCCGCACCGTTCTGAGAGACGGTCATGATCTGGTCATCAAGCCGGCAGAAAATCCGGATTTCATAGAGCGGCTATTCGGCAGTGACGATATGCACCTGTTGCGCAAATGTCCTTGCCCGGTATGGCTGATAAAGGCAGATGAGCCACAGGACTATCGCTGCATTATGGCCGCCCTGGATTTTGATCCGGAGGAACCGGCGTCGGCAGAACAGGGCCCAAACCCACAGATTGTCGAGTTTGCCACCTCACTCGCCATCGCGGATTTTGCCGACCTGCATTTTGTGCACGCCTGGGATGCACCCGGAGAAATGTTGTTTCGGGTATGGAGCGACAACCCGGAAAAGAGCAGTCTCAATTACACTGAGGGTGAAAGGGCGCGACACCAGTCGATTATCGACACACTGGACCGCAAAATACATGCGCGGGTTGGCGATGAAGCCTACAACTACCTCTCACCGCAGTTTCATTTGCGCCAAGGGCCTGCATCGAGGGTAATACCTGATATGGCAACACAATTGAAAGCAGATCTTGTGGTAATGGGGACATTGGGGCGCACAGGAATATCGGGATTGATCATTGGCAATACGGCTGAGGCCATTCTCGACCAGCTGACCTGTTCCGTACTAGCCATTAAGCCGCCGGGGTTTGTTTCACCAGTGACCGTCACAGAGTAGGCCAAGCGGATTAATCTTGTCAGCTTCAGTCATTTGAGTGAAAAAACAGGGATCTATTACCTGCCTAAAACCGAGAAAATGGAGCATTGTGTCATCATCTCTGAAATCACCGGAGCGCGAGCAGTCTTCCGAAGAGGAAATTGCCAACAGCCTGAGCCATGGCGCAGGACTCTTGGCGGCTCTTGTTGCCACACCCCCTCTGTTAATCCGTGCATCCCAACAGGACAACACCGGGTTCATGATCGGCTCGGCGGTCTTTGCCCTGACGATGATACTGCTCTATCTTGCATCCATGCTCTATCACGGCCTTCCCAAGGGGCACAGAAAGAAACAGTTTCAGGTAATAGAACATTCGGCCATTTTTCTACTGATCGCCGGTACCTACACCCCCTTTACCCTAGGAGCGCTGCGAGGTGCATGGGGCTGGTCTCTATTGGCGGCGATCTGGTGTCTGGCAGCCGCAGGCGTCATACTCAAGGCCAGCAACAGGCTTAATCATCCGGTCTTTTCCACCGGCCTTTATATTTTAATGGGCTGGCTGATTGTGATTGCAGCCAACCCTTTGTGGCTTCACTTGCCGACACCGGGCTTGGTCTGGCTCGCTTCCGGCGGCTTGGCCTATACCGTGGGGGTGGCATTTTTCACCACCGACAGCTATTTACGATACGGCCACTTTATCTGGCACTTGTTTGTCATGGCGGGGACTACTTGCCACTATATTGCCATTTTCAACTACGCGGCCTGACAGGTCTCGTTCATAAGACTGTTTTGATACTGGACATTGCCTTATGTGGTTACGAACTACTTGCAGCATGAGCTTCGAAATCGACGTTCCGACACCCTTCATTTTCATGCTCAGGCCACGCAGTGGCGGACAACAAAGGGTGGCCCGCGAGGAATACACGCTCACACCAGATTGCCCAATGGAGGAATTTACTGATAATTTCGGTAACCTCTGCCAGCGACTACTGGGCCAACCCGGCCCCTTTTCCATCACCACCTCTGCCGATGTAAAGACTGTGGATACCATTGAACAGGCCCCGGGCGCGCCTTTTATCGAAGTACAGTATCTGCCGGACTCCATGCTCTGCTATCTGCTTCCCAGCCGCTACTGCGAATCGGATCGCTTTGTCCAGATGGCCAACGAAATTACCGCCGACCAACAACCGGGCTACGATCAGGTCAGCGCCATTCAATGCTGGTTGCGTGAGCGCATTCGCTATGAGCCTATGCTCGGCAATGATCAACTCTCTGCGGCAGAAGTGAATATGCGCCAGTGGGGCGTTTGTCGTGATTTTGCCCATCTGGGAATTGCCCTATGCCGGAGTCTCAGCATTCCCGCCAGAATGGTCGTCGGCTACCTCTACGAGCTTGACCCTATCGATATGCATGCCTGGTTTGAGGCCTATGTGGGTGGCCAGTGGTACACCTTTGATGCGACACAACCAACACTGCGGGGTGGTTATGTGGCAATCGGCTATGGCCGGGACGCCGCCGATGTGGCTATTTACAACCAGTTTGGTCCGGCTGTCTCGCCAATCACACAACGGGTAAGTGTGGTGCGGATAGACAGCACCAGCGATTAATCCTGAGGAGCAACCAACACCATGTATCTGGAATTCTGGTTTGACTTTGGCAGCACCTATTCCTACCCCGCCGCCATGCGTATCGAGGCCCTTGCGGAGGAGAGAAGCATCCCGGTACGGTGGCGCCCGTTCGTGCTCGGAGCCATTTTCAAGCAACAGGGCTGGAACGACTCGCCATTCAACATCTACCCCGACAAAGGGCGCTACATGTGGCGTGATATGACGCGAATCACCAGCCAGCTAGGTCTGCCCTGGCAAGAACCCTCTCAATTTCCGCGCAACGGCTTGCTGGCGGCACGGGCAGTCTGTACTGCACCGGATGCCCAGTGGGTACCGCAGTTCTGTCGGGAGGTATTTCGCGCAAACTTTGAACGCGACGAGGATATCGCCTCACCTGAGGTCATCGACCAATGCCTGACCGCCAGTGGCACAGTTGGACAAACTGTACTGGAAGAAGCCGGTTCTGCAGAAACCAAAGGTCGTCTTCATCAGCAGACCCGGATGGCCACCGAACAACATATCTTCGGCGCACCCTCGTTTCTGGTGGGCAGGGAGCTGTTCTGGGGCAATGAACGGCTGGAAACAGCGCTGGATTTCGCCGCCGGCGCTATCGCCTTTCCCGCTTATGAGCAAACACCCAGAGCCAATACCTGAACTGCATGCCCATGCATGCCAATAGTTGATAGCCAGGAGGGTATCGCCCTATGATCGGGTAAGACGTTTCCGGGACCACTTATGCACAAGTCACTCTTTTTTTTCGCAGCTGGCTGCCTCGGCGCACTGGCCAACAGCCTCTCCGTCTGGATTTTTGGCGATCTCGGTATATCGCAAGCACTCGGAGTCGCTATTGCCCCGGGCCTGTCCCCACAATGGCTCTACCCAAGGATCGTCTGGGGCGGACTGTGGGGACTGCTGTTTTTGCTGCCGATATGGCAATCGAGATTGGTCTGGAAAGGGATAGTGCTGAGCCTGTTTCCCACTGCAATGCAGCTGTTCATTGTATTTCCCCTGCAGGCACAGAAGGGTATAGCCGGTCTGGAACTGGGACTGCTGACACCGCTGCTGGTAATATTTTTTAACGGGATCTGGGGTATCTGTACCGCGCTGGCAATCAAACTGGCAAGATAAACAGAGTTTACAGGCGTACTGTAAACCCATTAATAAACTTCCCCACTATTTCGCATACAGACACGATTGCAGGCTTTGACTATCCTTAGGCTAGTGATCAAGCAATCGAAACAGGAGCGAGTATGTCCAAGTATCAGTCCACAACCTCGTCGGTTATTGGCGACGACACCTACATCTTTTACGACTTTAAGGGTGTGTCAGACAAATACGATATTACCCGACTCCCCTATTCACTGAAGATCCTGCTGGAAAATCTACTCCGTCATGCCAATGAGGATTTTGTTCAGGACAGGGATATTGAAGCGGTTGCCGGCTGGGATCCGCAGGCAACCCCGAGGGAGGAAATCAATTTTGTGCCAGCGAGGGTTCTGTTGCAGGATTTCACCGGTGTTCCGGCAGTCGTTGACCTGGCAGCCATGCGCGACGCCATGCGCGAACTGGGGGGCTCACCGGACCGGATCAATCCACTCTCCGCAGTGGATCTGGTCATTGACCATTCCGTCATGGTGGATTTTTACGGTCACGAGGACTCGCTCAAAAAGAATACCGCCCTTGAAGTCACCCGCAATCGGGAGCGCTACCAGTTCCTGCGCTGGGGACAAAAAGCCTTTGAAAACTTCAAGGTTGTCCCTCCCGGCACGGGCATTTGCCATCAGGTAAACCTGGAATATCTAGCTCAGGCAGTCTACTCAAAGACCGTTGACGGCAAGCTAGTGGCGTATCCCGATACGCTGGTAGGTACCGATTCACACACTACCATGATCAACGGCCTGGGGGTTCTGGGCTGGGGAGTGGGTGGCATCGAGGCGGAAGCCGCCATGCTGGGACAGCCCATCAGCATGCTGTTGCCCCAGGTTGTGGGTTTTAAATTGACCGGCAAGTTACCCGAGGGCGCCACCGCCACCGATTTGGTACTAACTGTGACCGAGCAGCTGCGCAAACACGGGGTGGTATCAAAATTTGTCGAATTCTTTGGCCCGGGGCTGGAAAGCCTGTCACTCGCAGATCGTGCCACTATCGGCAATATGACACCGGAATACGGCGCGACCTGCGCTATTTTCCCTATCGACCGGGAAACCATTAACTATCTCAAGCTCACCGGGCGCAGTGAACAACAACTAGCCTTGGTAGAAACCTACACCAAAACTGTCGGGATATGGCATGACGAAAATACCCCGGACGCAGAGTACAGCTCGTTGCTGGAGCTCAATCTGGCCGATGTCGTACCTAGCCTCGCGGGACCAAAGCGCCCCCAGGACCGTGTCCCTCTCTCGGCTATGGCCGACCACTATCGCGAGCTGCTGGAAAATGCCACCGCCACACGCACTGACCAGATTCAGGCACGGAACATGGATGATGAAGGCGCGGCCATGGAAGAGCCAGTAGATACCGCTCACGAAATCACTTTCCAGAATCAAAATTTTCAGCTACATGATGGGGCAGTGGTCATTGCCGCCATTACCAGTTGCACAAACACCTCCAATCCGAGTGTCA is a window from the Porticoccus hydrocarbonoclasticus MCTG13d genome containing:
- a CDS encoding cation:proton antiporter, coding for MLGSVFLEIGVILGLAAIGGFIAQFLRQPLIVAFIAIGILVGPSGFGMVSHSSEIELFARLGIALLLFVVGLKLDLHIIRTVGPVALASGLGQVLFTSVVGYLIALLMGMSPVIALYVAVALTFSSTIIIVKLLSDKREVDSLHGRIAVGFLIVQDIVVVLVMIGLTAFGQAEEGINIGREALVILLKGALMLIGVALLMRYVLPRLLQRMAHSSELLMLFAIAWAVLGASIGDLLGFSKEVGAFLAGISIASTAYREQVAARLVSLRDFLLLFFFIELGASLDILNLGGQLGTAMIFSLFVLVGNPLIVMAIMGYMGYRKRTGFLAGLTVAQISEFSLILAALGLSLGHLGQDTVGLITLVGLITISVSTYMILYSHPLYALLAPWLSIFERKVAYREQSTTAGDEEKVDILLIGLGRFGASVATNLRQRGCRLLAVDFDPQAVQYHTRDGYAVRYGDAEDPEFIASLPLSRATWVVSTVRDRAINRMILHGLKEQGYKGKVAISAAGSYDARFFEQVGVDMVLVPYTDAAREAAAQLFPQKKADNPQA
- a CDS encoding GGDEF domain-containing protein → MTIDRKTRFFDQPQSPLFFKELTLEADTHLSSYIDLLLDAICVVDKAGKFVYVSGGGERIFGYASEEMIGKYMIDLVLPEDRDITLQTARDIMSGKHEPHFENRYVRKDGQIVHIMWSARWSDSDQLRIAVARDITKRKRIEARQAALFAISEAAHAAEDLPTLFERLHQIIENLLPAASFSIALYDDIKKDVCFPYHADNQVSPSIIDSTAHCVEVIRTGKTLLLLPKDINELRGLADTSSSWLGVPLKSQRGTIGAMAVLSHPDNPHYSDEDRELLQFVSTQAAAAIERKQLLDHLQHMALFDQLTDLPNRALFGDRIQSALSRARRDGLRLSVLYLDLNKFKFINDNYGHPVGDLLLKEVAQRLEDCVRASDTVSRFGGDEFVILLENIDSPANTAAVVNKIHQALNQPFVLGNHNIGILPSIGVAQFPDDGDDETQLLRHADHAMYRTKKSIP
- a CDS encoding carbonic anhydrase; the encoded protein is MKKCSMKLSLLTAGMLAFGTCHAADSVAWSYLGDEGPENWGSLASEYATCKTGKNQSPVNISNTIEGDLPSLELDYKTGGKNVINNGHTVQVNYVQGSTMQVGDKAFELKQFHVHAPSENAINGKLYPMDAHFVHADKDGNLAVIGVMFEIGETNTELEKAWTQMPSDPSGLVELTTAVNALSLMPEGHDYYRFNGSLTTPPCSEGVS
- a CDS encoding DUF1508 domain-containing protein, which encodes MSSWFELNKTPDGEYNFNLKSESGETLLSSPNYYSKGNAKMDISDVQHSCGYDALYEKKSEGNQHYFELKTPKRRVLGTSQMFKSAEDRDTALAVVKASGGTKTTKETF
- a CDS encoding bifunctional GNAT family N-acetyltransferase/carbon-nitrogen hydrolase family protein → MNATPHPEEPEHKLTLRHLKKEDYPNLKALMDYVYPGLGGAWPLKKFRAQLAVFPEGQICIEDHGIIVAAAFSVIVDYDKFGDQHTYEEITGDAYLTTHDPSGDVLYGVDVFVSPDYHGMRLGRRLYEARKELCQNLNLKSIVAGGRIPNYKNFADKLTPQAYIEQVKKKEIYDPILTFQLSNDFEVKRVLDDYLPEDKESRGYATLLEWHNLYYDPRKAPLIGAPRTTARIGCVQWQMRSLGSVEELMQQVEYFVDALSDYQCDLALFPEFFNAPLMGIENHTNSIDSIKALAEFTDEIVEAVSRLAVSYNINIIAGSMPLIENDELFNVAYFCRRDGTLETQYKLHPTPGEKRSWVMQGGNGLRVFDTDFGKIGVLICYDVEFPELARLLSEQGMQMLFVPFWTDTKNGYLRVRCCAHARAIENECYVAIAGSVGNLPKVDGADIQYAQSAVFSPSDFAFPHDAIMAETTPNTEMTLIVDLDLEKLNKLQNEGSVRNFLDRRRDLYKVEWIGE
- a CDS encoding type 1 glutamine amidotransferase — translated: MRSHIFQHVPFEGPGSIEPWLRAAGHNITRTPFFIGGSTLPAISDIDSLIVMGGPMSANDEQLFPWLAQEKAFIRRAIDDGKPVLGICLGAQLIASAMGARVYPNPTREIGWFPIHGCTVPGANNFSFPSSVNVFHWHGETFDLPSGAIHLASSDVCRLQAFQLGTSVIGLQFHLETTPASARDIVTHCSAELTPDDHVQDAATLLSASPECYRTINHLMGEILAYLLASNSCKT
- a CDS encoding HigA family addiction module antitoxin yields the protein MTANQQPTYPGAILRERFMRRSGLSVAKLATALGVSRQPLNELLLERRAASPEMAMRLARLFNNPANFWLNIQQSLDLWEISQSVKNDITRIIPRDRG